In a single window of the Agromyces sp. H17E-10 genome:
- a CDS encoding TerC family protein has product MLELPIWFEVGSLVVLTLILVGDLLLVLKRPHVPSMKESTLWVVFYVVLALVFAGLMYLFAGGEFAGQFLAGWLTEYSLSIDNLFVFVIIMAKFAVPRKLQQEVLMVGIIIALVLRGIFILLGASLIENFSWIFYIFGAWLVWTAIQQVRGDHDDDDSDTFVVRMLRKRVRLTDDYDGVKLRTTIDGKRFFTPMLIVFIAIGTTDLLFALDSIPAIFGITQSAFIVFTANVFALMGLRQLYFMLGGLLERLEYLKYGIAFILAFIGVKLVFHAMHVNELPFLNGGEPIEWAPEISTWMSLGVIVVAMLVATVASLVKARVDAKRRGHTLMEEVPHFTDDAERSGR; this is encoded by the coding sequence GTGCTCGAACTCCCCATCTGGTTCGAAGTCGGCTCCCTCGTCGTCCTGACGCTCATCCTCGTCGGCGACCTGCTGCTCGTGCTCAAGCGCCCGCACGTGCCATCGATGAAGGAGTCGACCCTCTGGGTCGTCTTCTACGTCGTGCTCGCGCTCGTGTTCGCCGGGCTCATGTACCTCTTCGCGGGCGGTGAGTTCGCGGGCCAGTTCCTCGCGGGCTGGCTGACCGAGTACAGCCTCTCGATCGACAACCTCTTCGTGTTCGTCATCATCATGGCGAAGTTCGCCGTGCCGCGGAAGCTGCAGCAGGAGGTGCTCATGGTGGGCATCATCATCGCGCTCGTGCTGCGCGGCATCTTCATCCTGCTCGGCGCCTCGCTCATCGAGAACTTCAGCTGGATCTTCTACATCTTCGGCGCCTGGCTCGTCTGGACCGCGATCCAGCAGGTGCGCGGCGACCATGACGACGACGACTCCGACACGTTCGTCGTGCGGATGCTCCGCAAGCGCGTCCGCCTCACCGACGACTACGACGGGGTGAAGCTGCGCACGACGATCGACGGCAAGCGGTTCTTCACGCCGATGCTCATCGTCTTCATCGCGATCGGCACGACCGACCTGCTCTTCGCCCTCGACTCGATCCCCGCGATCTTCGGCATCACCCAGTCGGCGTTCATCGTGTTCACGGCGAACGTGTTCGCGCTCATGGGGCTGCGGCAGCTCTACTTCATGCTCGGCGGCCTCCTCGAGCGCCTCGAGTACCTGAAGTACGGCATCGCGTTCATCCTCGCCTTCATCGGGGTGAAGCTCGTGTTCCACGCGATGCACGTCAACGAGCTGCCGTTCCTGAACGGCGGCGAGCCGATCGAGTGGGCGCCCGAGATCTCGACGTGGATGTCGCTCGGCGTCATCGTGGTCGCCATGCTCGTGGCCACGGTCGCGAGCCTCGTCAAGGCGCGCGTCGACGCGAAGCGCCGCGGACACACGCTCATGGAGGAAGTGCCGCACTTCACCGACGACGCCGAGCGGTCGGGCCGCTGA
- a CDS encoding PP2C family protein-serine/threonine phosphatase, which yields MPGDAEGVVALTRGSALIAHSARTDLGLVRSVNEDAVFAEAPVYLVADGMGGHARGDAASQAVVDTFRRHIEPGTPPSPEQVLDAIHSSNDAVRALSDDGDEGTAVAGTTLAGVALVDAGDAGGFHWMAFNIGDSRIYSWDGRSLEQLSVDHSAVQELIDAGLISAHDAERHPERNVITRALGADDLVEPDVWLVPAAGRQVFLICSDGLTKELADDRIAAILAGDAAHPAGMAGELVDAALAHGGRDNVSVVVVESSIGGEADDGEATRDRGVEAVEETRPREEGGRDA from the coding sequence GTGCCAGGTGATGCCGAGGGCGTCGTCGCCCTGACTCGCGGCTCAGCGCTCATCGCGCATTCGGCGCGCACCGATCTCGGACTCGTCCGCAGCGTGAACGAGGACGCGGTGTTCGCCGAGGCGCCGGTGTACCTCGTCGCCGACGGAATGGGCGGCCATGCCCGAGGCGACGCCGCCAGCCAGGCGGTCGTCGACACCTTCCGCCGTCACATCGAGCCGGGCACGCCGCCCTCGCCCGAGCAGGTCCTCGACGCGATCCACAGCTCGAACGACGCGGTGCGCGCGCTCAGCGACGACGGCGACGAGGGCACCGCGGTGGCCGGCACGACGCTCGCGGGCGTCGCGCTCGTCGACGCGGGCGACGCCGGCGGGTTCCACTGGATGGCGTTCAACATCGGCGACTCCCGCATCTACTCCTGGGACGGCCGCTCGCTCGAGCAGTTGAGCGTCGACCACTCGGCCGTGCAGGAGCTCATCGACGCCGGGCTGATCAGCGCCCACGACGCCGAACGCCACCCCGAGCGCAACGTGATCACGCGCGCGCTCGGGGCCGACGACCTCGTCGAGCCCGATGTCTGGCTCGTTCCGGCCGCGGGCCGCCAGGTGTTCCTCATCTGCTCCGACGGCCTCACGAAAGAGCTCGCCGACGATCGCATCGCGGCGATCCTCGCGGGCGACGCCGCCCACCCGGCGGGCATGGCGGGCGAACTCGTCGATGCGGCGCTCGCCCACGGCGGTCGCGACAACGTGAGCGTCGTGGTCGTCGAGTCCTCCATCGGCGGCGAGGCCGACGACGGCGAGGCCACGCGCGACCGGG